From Variovorax sp. J2L1-78, the proteins below share one genomic window:
- a CDS encoding transporter has product MTTPAPAQDDAGLICGYRFDRAEAGTTHAVDLDAAARWLADTNAPDGFLWLHFNLSHAQAERWLQRHANLSDAFYETLKDGSHSTRIERDEDALIAVVNDVHFDFGFEPSDIATLWISVGPRLVVTARTQPLRSVDALRTAVRHGESPRSSVALLEQLMRTQADGLVGIVRGVTTRIDHIEDELLSGRLDHKRARLGVLRRLLVRLQRLLAPEPAALFRLLQHPPAWMAEDDVQELRGATEEFSVVLRDMQGLQERIKLLQEEIAASVNEDNNRSLFVLTVVTVLALPINILAGLFGMNVGGIPLAEDKHGFWIVVAIVGGFTAIAAWVARRRKDR; this is encoded by the coding sequence ATGACCACGCCCGCCCCCGCCCAGGACGATGCGGGCCTGATCTGCGGCTACCGCTTCGACCGGGCCGAAGCGGGGACGACGCACGCGGTCGACCTCGACGCCGCGGCCCGCTGGCTGGCCGACACGAACGCGCCCGACGGCTTCCTCTGGCTGCACTTCAACCTCAGCCACGCCCAGGCCGAACGCTGGCTGCAGCGCCACGCGAACCTGTCCGACGCCTTCTACGAGACGCTCAAGGACGGCTCGCACTCCACCCGCATCGAGCGCGACGAGGACGCGCTCATCGCGGTGGTGAACGACGTGCACTTCGACTTCGGCTTCGAGCCCTCGGACATCGCCACCCTGTGGATCAGCGTCGGCCCCCGGCTCGTGGTGACCGCGCGCACCCAGCCGCTGCGCAGCGTCGACGCGCTGCGCACCGCGGTGCGGCATGGCGAATCGCCGCGCTCGAGCGTCGCATTGCTGGAGCAACTGATGCGCACCCAGGCCGACGGCCTGGTGGGCATCGTGCGCGGCGTGACGACCCGCATCGACCACATCGAAGACGAGCTCCTGAGCGGCCGGCTCGACCACAAGCGCGCCCGGCTGGGCGTGCTGCGCCGGCTGCTGGTGCGGCTGCAGCGGCTGCTGGCCCCGGAACCGGCCGCCCTGTTCCGCCTGCTGCAGCACCCGCCGGCCTGGATGGCCGAGGACGATGTGCAGGAACTGCGCGGCGCCACCGAGGAATTTTCGGTCGTGCTGCGCGACATGCAGGGCCTGCAGGAGCGCATCAAGCTGCTGCAGGAAGAGATCGCGGCCAGCGTGAACGAGGACAACAACCGCAGCCTGTTCGTGCTGACGGTGGTGACCGTGCTGGCGCTGCCGATCAACATCCTGGCCGGCCTGTTCGGCATGAACGTCGGCGGCATCCCGCTGGCCGAGGACAAGCATGGCTTCTGGATCGTGGTGGCCATCGTCGGCGGCTTCACCGCCATCGCGGCCTGGGTGGCGCGACGCCGCAAGGATCGATAG
- a CDS encoding 3',5'-nucleoside bisphosphate phosphatase, which translates to MPSILNADLHCHSVVSDGTLTPEALAERAAANGVELWALTDHDEVGGQHRAMAAAKAHGMRYLTGCEISVTFAGETVHIVGLGFDPDDAGMRAGLRATRGGRGERAKEMSAGLARVGIDGAYEGALQFVGNPELISRTHFARFLVESGVCRDTSEVFRKYLTEGKPGYVPHRWATLKDAVHWITAGGGLAVVAHPGRYNFTANEEHALFIEFQAHGGRAIEVVTGSHSPAEYVEYAEKALEYGFAASRGSDFHSPDESHVDLGKLPWLPGTLTPVWELLEDRIQ; encoded by the coding sequence GTGCCTTCCATTCTCAACGCCGACCTGCACTGCCACTCCGTGGTGTCCGACGGCACGCTCACGCCCGAGGCGCTGGCCGAACGCGCGGCGGCCAACGGCGTCGAGTTGTGGGCGCTCACCGACCATGACGAGGTCGGCGGCCAGCACCGCGCCATGGCCGCGGCCAAGGCCCACGGCATGCGCTACCTGACCGGCTGTGAGATCTCCGTGACCTTCGCCGGCGAAACCGTGCACATCGTCGGCCTGGGCTTCGACCCGGACGACGCCGGCATGCGCGCAGGCCTGCGAGCGACGCGCGGCGGCCGGGGCGAACGCGCGAAGGAGATGTCTGCCGGCCTGGCCCGGGTCGGCATCGACGGTGCGTACGAAGGCGCGCTGCAGTTCGTGGGTAACCCTGAATTGATCTCGCGCACCCACTTCGCACGCTTCCTGGTCGAGAGCGGGGTCTGCCGCGACACCTCGGAGGTGTTCCGCAAATACCTCACCGAAGGCAAGCCGGGCTATGTGCCGCACCGCTGGGCCACGCTGAAGGACGCGGTGCACTGGATCACCGCCGGCGGCGGCCTCGCCGTGGTGGCGCACCCGGGGCGCTACAACTTCACCGCGAACGAGGAGCACGCGCTCTTCATCGAATTCCAGGCGCACGGTGGCCGTGCGATCGAGGTCGTGACCGGCAGCCACAGCCCCGCCGAATACGTCGAGTACGCTGAGAAGGCGCTGGAGTATGGCTTCGCCGCATCGCGCGGCAGCGATTTCCACAGCCCCGACGAGAGCCATGTCGACCTGGGCAAGCTGCCCTGGCTGCCGGGCACCCTGACACCGGTCTGGGAACTGCTCGAAGACCGCATCCAGTGA
- a CDS encoding DMT family transporter, with product MSAERAGARDRESERILAGIGLVLLSVACFSMLDTATKISVTTVPILMGVWFRYAFQAVVTSLVLLPRHGTALLRTAHPRYHALRGALLLVTSLFAFFSLRYMPLAEFTSIVLIAPLAVTLLAATVLKEQVSTLRWALVAGGFAGTLVILRPGGGAFSWAMLLPFGLVVTNSCFQVLTSKLAQTENPLTMHFYSGWAGTLLASVTLPFVWQSLPSWHWWALLCLMGLTGTIGHFMLILSYQRAPASTLTPYLYAQIAFATLCGWVMFSQVPDTVSLVGMGMIAACGAAGAWLTVRERRVPIEPAEG from the coding sequence GTGAGCGCCGAGCGAGCAGGCGCGCGCGACCGCGAATCGGAACGCATCCTGGCCGGCATCGGGCTGGTGCTGCTCTCGGTCGCCTGCTTCTCGATGCTCGACACCGCCACCAAGATCTCCGTGACCACGGTGCCGATCCTGATGGGCGTGTGGTTCCGGTATGCCTTCCAGGCCGTGGTCACCTCGCTGGTGCTGCTGCCGCGCCACGGCACGGCACTGCTGCGCACCGCCCACCCCCGCTACCACGCGTTGCGCGGCGCGCTGCTGCTGGTGACCAGCCTCTTCGCCTTCTTCAGCCTGCGCTACATGCCGCTGGCCGAGTTCACGTCGATCGTCTTGATCGCCCCCCTGGCCGTGACGCTGCTGGCCGCGACGGTGCTCAAGGAGCAGGTGTCGACGCTGCGCTGGGCCTTGGTGGCGGGCGGCTTCGCCGGCACGCTGGTGATTCTTCGCCCCGGTGGCGGCGCCTTCAGCTGGGCCATGCTGCTGCCCTTCGGCCTCGTGGTGACCAATTCCTGCTTCCAGGTGCTGACCAGCAAGCTGGCGCAGACCGAGAACCCGCTGACGATGCATTTCTATTCGGGCTGGGCCGGCACGCTGCTCGCGTCGGTCACCCTGCCCTTCGTGTGGCAGAGTCTGCCGTCGTGGCACTGGTGGGCCCTGCTGTGCCTGATGGGGCTGACCGGCACCATCGGCCATTTCATGCTGATCCTCTCCTACCAACGCGCGCCGGCGTCCACGCTCACGCCCTATCTGTACGCACAGATCGCCTTCGCCACGCTGTGTGGCTGGGTGATGTTCTCGCAGGTGCCCGACACGGTGTCGCTGGTCGGCATGGGCATGATCGCCGCCTGCGGCGCGGCCGGCGCCTGGCTGACGGTGCGCGAGCGCCGCGTCCCCATCGAACCCGCGGAAGGCTAA
- a CDS encoding L-threonylcarbamoyladenylate synthase: protein MAQYFEVHPENPQQRLLKQAVALLERGEVVAVPTDSSYALACHLDDKDAVDRLRRIRQVDDKHHLTLLCRDLSELANYAKVDNKQYRLLKAATPGPYTFLLEATKEVPRRVSHPQRKTIGLRVPDHAVLSELLALHGAPLLATTLIPPGETQPLNDAQEIRSRFEKLIGAVIDAGACASEPTTVVDLTPVGEGGDPVVVRLGRGPVSVLGL, encoded by the coding sequence ATGGCTCAATACTTCGAAGTTCATCCCGAGAACCCCCAACAACGGCTGCTGAAGCAGGCCGTGGCGCTGCTCGAGCGCGGCGAAGTCGTCGCCGTGCCGACCGATTCGAGCTACGCGCTGGCCTGCCACCTGGACGACAAGGACGCCGTCGACCGGCTGCGCCGCATCCGGCAGGTCGACGACAAGCACCACCTCACGCTGCTGTGCCGCGACCTGAGCGAACTGGCCAACTACGCCAAGGTCGACAACAAGCAGTACCGGCTGCTGAAGGCGGCGACACCGGGGCCCTACACCTTCCTGCTGGAAGCGACCAAGGAAGTGCCGCGGCGGGTGAGCCATCCGCAGCGCAAGACCATCGGCCTGCGGGTGCCCGACCATGCGGTGCTGTCGGAGCTTCTGGCCCTGCACGGCGCGCCGCTGCTGGCGACCACGCTGATCCCGCCCGGCGAAACGCAGCCGCTGAACGACGCGCAGGAGATCCGGTCTCGCTTCGAGAAGCTGATCGGCGCCGTCATCGATGCCGGCGCTTGCGCGTCGGAGCCGACCACCGTGGTGGACCTCACGCCCGTGGGCGAGGGCGGCGACCCGGTCGTGGTACGGCTCGGGCGGGGCCCGGTGTCGGTGCTCGGTCTTTGA
- a CDS encoding tryptophan--tRNA ligase, protein MTPPSPTRFLTGITTSGTPHLGNYVGSVRHSVRFSRRADVQSFYFLADYHALIKVDDPVRIQRSTLEIAASWLACGLDPERVTFYRQSDIPEIPELTWFLTCVTGKGILNRAHAYKASVDKNVAKGEDPDADVSAGLFMYPVLMGADILMFNAHKVPVGRDQVQHIEMARDMAQRFNHLYGEHFTLPEAEIDDAVATLPGLDGRKMSKSYDNTIPLFTPRAQLQKLIGSIVTDSRAPGEPKETEGSALFQIYQAFADAEETAALRKAYAEGIAWGDAKQLVFERIDREIAPLRAHYEALINDPAQIERILLAGAEKARALSQPFIGRLRHAVGLRRLEAPAAATTRKAAKVARPSFKQYRDSDGQFYFKLLDAQGELLLQSRAFASPQEAGRAIGRLQQEGGAALAALAEQLEPADNDRMRAAAEALEALAAPSLAASGG, encoded by the coding sequence ATGACTCCGCCCTCTCCCACCCGCTTTCTCACCGGCATCACGACCAGCGGTACGCCGCACCTGGGCAACTACGTGGGTTCGGTGCGTCATTCGGTGCGCTTCAGCCGCCGCGCCGACGTGCAGAGCTTCTATTTCCTGGCGGACTACCACGCGCTCATCAAGGTCGACGACCCGGTGCGCATCCAGCGCTCGACGCTGGAGATTGCGGCCAGCTGGCTGGCCTGCGGGCTTGATCCGGAGCGGGTCACGTTCTACCGCCAGTCGGACATCCCCGAGATCCCCGAACTCACCTGGTTCCTCACCTGCGTCACGGGCAAGGGCATCCTGAACCGCGCGCATGCCTACAAGGCCTCGGTCGACAAGAACGTGGCCAAGGGCGAGGACCCGGACGCCGACGTGAGCGCCGGCCTCTTCATGTACCCGGTGCTGATGGGCGCGGACATCCTCATGTTCAACGCGCACAAGGTGCCGGTGGGCCGCGACCAGGTGCAGCACATCGAGATGGCGCGCGACATGGCGCAGCGCTTCAACCACCTGTACGGCGAGCACTTCACCCTGCCCGAGGCCGAGATCGACGACGCGGTGGCCACGCTGCCCGGCCTCGACGGCCGCAAGATGAGCAAGAGCTACGACAACACGATCCCGCTCTTCACGCCGCGCGCGCAACTGCAGAAGCTGATCGGCAGCATCGTGACCGACTCGCGCGCCCCCGGCGAGCCGAAGGAAACCGAGGGCTCCGCCCTCTTCCAGATCTACCAGGCCTTCGCCGACGCGGAGGAAACCGCCGCGCTGCGCAAGGCCTACGCCGAAGGCATCGCCTGGGGTGACGCCAAGCAGCTGGTGTTCGAACGCATCGACCGGGAAATTGCCCCGCTGCGTGCGCACTACGAAGCGTTGATCAACGACCCGGCACAGATCGAGCGCATCCTGCTCGCGGGCGCCGAGAAGGCACGCGCGCTGTCGCAGCCCTTCATCGGCCGGCTGCGCCACGCCGTCGGCCTGCGCCGGCTCGAGGCGCCCGCCGCCGCCACCACCCGCAAGGCCGCCAAAGTGGCCCGCCCCAGCTTCAAGCAATACCGCGACAGCGACGGCCAGTTCTATTTCAAGCTGCTCGACGCCCAGGGCGAACTGCTGCTGCAAAGCCGCGCTTTCGCGTCGCCGCAGGAGGCCGGCCGCGCCATCGGGCGCCTTCAGCAGGAAGGCGGTGCCGCACTGGCGGCCCTCGCCGAACAGCTCGAACCCGCCGACAATGACAGGATGCGCGCCGCGGCGGAGGCCCTGGAGGCGCTGGCGGCACCGTCACTGGCGGCCAGCGGCGGTTAA
- a CDS encoding response regulator transcription factor, with amino-acid sequence MSIYVIDDHPLMRDAIVMVLRRLRPAENIVELERLDKLTSAVKQHGAPDLFCLDLKLPDTTGCSGVIAVKQIYPDVPIAVYSASPAADMEEACIEAGADTYIEKSASSAELTAVLRGLLMADADAEEPVATAANSGKLSKRQTQLIAMLDKGMSNRDIATELEISEHTVKVHLWRLFRRLGVKSRTQALHHARNHGLLSSSGSM; translated from the coding sequence ATGAGCATTTACGTCATCGACGATCACCCCCTGATGCGCGACGCCATCGTGATGGTGCTGCGGCGCCTGCGGCCCGCGGAGAACATTGTCGAACTGGAGCGGCTGGACAAGCTCACCAGCGCCGTCAAGCAGCACGGGGCGCCCGACCTCTTCTGCCTCGATCTGAAGCTGCCCGACACGACCGGCTGCTCGGGCGTCATCGCGGTCAAGCAGATCTATCCGGACGTGCCGATCGCCGTGTACTCGGCCTCGCCGGCGGCGGACATGGAAGAGGCCTGCATCGAAGCCGGTGCCGACACCTACATCGAGAAGTCGGCCAGCTCGGCCGAACTCACCGCCGTGCTGCGCGGGCTGCTCATGGCCGACGCCGATGCCGAGGAACCGGTCGCGACCGCCGCCAACAGCGGCAAGCTGTCGAAGCGCCAGACCCAGCTCATTGCCATGCTCGACAAGGGCATGAGCAACCGCGACATCGCGACCGAGCTCGAGATCAGCGAACACACCGTCAAGGTGCACCTGTGGCGCCTGTTCCGCCGCCTGGGCGTCAAGAGCCGCACGCAGGCGCTGCACCACGCCCGCAACCACGGCCTGCTGTCGTCTTCAGGCTCGATGTGA
- the shkS gene encoding surface-behavior sensor histidine kinase ShkS: MKGNSSFVGLGNSSFASLTPAPATADEAEPWVRGELIRSLMRAARGSYLLAAALMPAMIGLSWGHVPRWQLFVWLAIGIAATGCRVWGERLYVRDYADKDSASQQEFVDRYRFLWGTSAFAWGLSILIFFERTPLVNQFMSWLIVAGVATFPLNGLALYPPLLRRYVNVLFITMMAAVAFRVVELNFQRPHFHYGFLMLPVLHWWLLLRAGRRIHETARNSFELLFHNHILINSLTQQRQAAVSAVAMKNRFLASAAHDMRQPVLALSLYADWLRNEPELVQEIAPKIVRATHAVNALFDSLFDLARIDSGQVRLHIERVDVAQLLHDLELQYRPVAEAKGLRFRVHISRGTVLTDPIRVRRMIGNLLANAIKYTVEGGILLASRQTRDGLRVEVWDTGIGIAREHLRDVFLEFYKVADHAGTSDGFGLGLAIVARLSHALGHPVSVRSRLGRGSVFRVALNDADESQAQTRISGAVG, translated from the coding sequence ATGAAGGGTAATTCGTCGTTCGTGGGTCTCGGCAACTCGTCGTTTGCGAGTCTGACGCCGGCCCCCGCGACGGCGGACGAAGCCGAGCCGTGGGTGCGCGGGGAGCTGATCCGCAGCCTGATGCGCGCGGCACGGGGTTCCTACCTGCTGGCCGCGGCGCTCATGCCGGCCATGATCGGCCTGAGCTGGGGCCATGTGCCGCGCTGGCAGCTCTTCGTCTGGCTCGCGATCGGCATCGCCGCCACCGGCTGCCGCGTCTGGGGCGAACGGCTCTACGTGCGCGACTACGCCGACAAGGATTCGGCCTCGCAGCAGGAATTCGTCGACCGCTACCGCTTCCTGTGGGGTACCAGCGCCTTCGCCTGGGGCCTGTCGATCCTGATCTTTTTCGAGCGCACGCCGCTGGTCAACCAGTTCATGAGCTGGCTCATCGTGGCCGGTGTCGCCACCTTCCCGCTCAATGGCCTGGCGCTCTATCCGCCGCTGCTGCGCCGCTACGTCAACGTGCTCTTCATCACCATGATGGCGGCCGTGGCCTTCCGCGTGGTCGAGCTCAACTTTCAGCGCCCGCACTTCCACTACGGCTTCCTGATGCTGCCGGTGCTGCACTGGTGGCTGCTGCTGCGGGCCGGCCGCCGCATCCACGAGACGGCCCGCAACAGCTTCGAACTGCTGTTCCACAACCACATCCTGATCAATTCGCTGACCCAGCAGCGGCAGGCCGCCGTATCGGCCGTCGCCATGAAGAACCGATTCCTGGCGAGCGCGGCGCACGACATGCGCCAGCCCGTGCTGGCGCTGTCGCTCTACGCCGACTGGCTGCGCAACGAGCCTGAACTGGTGCAGGAGATCGCGCCGAAGATCGTCCGCGCCACGCATGCGGTGAACGCGCTCTTCGACTCGCTCTTCGACCTGGCGCGCATCGATTCGGGCCAGGTCCGGCTGCACATCGAGCGGGTCGACGTGGCCCAGCTGCTGCACGACCTGGAGCTGCAATACCGGCCGGTGGCCGAGGCCAAGGGCCTGCGCTTCCGGGTGCACATCAGCCGTGGCACCGTGCTCACCGACCCGATCCGGGTGCGCCGCATGATCGGCAACCTGCTGGCCAACGCCATCAAGTACACGGTGGAGGGCGGCATCCTGCTCGCCTCGCGCCAGACCAGGGACGGGCTGCGCGTGGAGGTGTGGGACACCGGCATCGGCATCGCCCGCGAGCACCTGCGCGACGTGTTCCTGGAGTTCTACAAGGTGGCCGACCATGCCGGCACGTCGGACGGCTTCGGCCTGGGCCTGGCCATCGTGGCGCGCCTGTCGCACGCCTTAGGCCATCCGGTGAGCGTGCGCTCGCGCCTGGGGCGCGGCAGCGTGTTCCGCGTGGCGCTCAACGACGCCGATGAGTCGCAGGCGCAGACCCGCATCTCCGGCGCGGTGGGCTGA
- the serS gene encoding serine--tRNA ligase yields the protein MLDITMLRKDLASAVARLETRKKNQPYLNVHAFTALEAERKTLQIRTEELQARRNTLNKQIGPLKAKGESVDALMTEVNALKAEQESQSARLEAIQPELQALLLAVPNLPHESVPVGEDESGNVEVRRWAPQGGAGAAATPLAFAPKDHVDLGAPLGLDFEMGAKLAGSRFSVLKGPIARLHRALAQFMIDIQTERHGYTECYVPYIVNADSMRGTGQLPKFEGDLFAAKKGGQDGEPVPDNQALYLIPTSEVPLTNFVRDEVVAESQLPMKLTAHSPCFRSEAGSAGRDTRGMIRQHQFDKVEMVQITHPEKSYEALEAMTTHAEAVLQALELPYRVVLLCTGDMGFGSSKTYDLEVWLPAQDTYREISSVSNCEAFQARRLQARFKNAQGKNELVHTLNGSGLAVGRALVAVLENHQNEDGSIRVPAALRPYLGGLETLRA from the coding sequence ATGCTCGATATCACCATGCTGCGCAAGGACCTGGCTTCGGCCGTGGCCCGCCTCGAAACGCGCAAGAAGAACCAGCCCTACCTCAACGTCCACGCCTTCACCGCGCTGGAGGCCGAGCGCAAGACGCTGCAGATCCGCACCGAGGAGCTGCAGGCCCGCCGCAACACCCTCAACAAGCAGATCGGGCCGCTCAAGGCCAAGGGGGAGTCTGTCGACGCGCTGATGACCGAGGTCAACGCGCTCAAGGCCGAGCAGGAATCGCAGTCCGCGCGGCTTGAGGCCATCCAGCCCGAACTGCAGGCCCTGCTGCTGGCCGTACCGAACCTGCCGCACGAGAGCGTGCCGGTCGGCGAGGACGAGAGCGGCAACGTCGAAGTGCGCCGCTGGGCGCCGCAGGGGGGCGCCGGGGCCGCCGCTACGCCGCTGGCCTTCGCGCCCAAGGACCACGTCGACCTCGGCGCGCCGCTGGGCCTGGACTTCGAGATGGGGGCCAAGCTCGCCGGCTCGCGCTTCAGCGTGCTGAAGGGCCCGATCGCCCGGCTGCACCGCGCCCTGGCGCAGTTCATGATCGACATCCAGACCGAGCGCCACGGCTACACCGAGTGCTACGTGCCCTACATCGTCAACGCCGACTCGATGCGCGGCACGGGGCAGCTGCCGAAGTTCGAAGGCGACCTGTTCGCCGCGAAGAAGGGCGGCCAGGATGGCGAGCCCGTGCCGGACAACCAGGCGCTCTACCTGATCCCGACCAGCGAAGTGCCGCTGACCAACTTCGTGCGCGACGAGGTGGTGGCCGAATCGCAGTTGCCGATGAAACTCACCGCGCATTCGCCGTGCTTCCGCTCCGAAGCCGGCAGCGCCGGGCGCGACACGCGCGGCATGATCCGCCAGCACCAGTTCGACAAGGTCGAGATGGTGCAGATCACGCACCCCGAGAAGAGCTACGAGGCGCTCGAAGCCATGACCACGCATGCCGAGGCGGTGCTGCAGGCGCTGGAGCTGCCGTACCGCGTGGTGCTGCTGTGCACCGGCGACATGGGGTTCGGCTCGAGCAAGACCTACGACCTGGAGGTCTGGCTGCCCGCGCAGGACACCTACCGCGAGATCAGTTCCGTGTCGAACTGCGAGGCCTTCCAGGCACGCCGGCTGCAGGCGCGCTTCAAGAACGCGCAGGGCAAGAACGAGCTGGTGCACACGCTCAACGGCTCCGGCCTGGCCGTGGGTCGGGCGCTCGTCGCCGTGCTGGAGAACCACCAGAACGAGGACGGTTCCATCCGGGTGCCGGCGGCGCTGCGCCCCTACCTGGGCGGCCTCGAGACGTTGCGCGCCTGA
- a CDS encoding threonine/serine dehydratase, with the protein MNDIDWRADIERAAQRLAAHRGAYLRETPLWKLSPDAFGLSTAEGVEVWLKLEHLQIAGSFKARGMMNRLLANDIPAAGVVVASGGNAGIATAAAARALGVRCEVFLPGVSPEAKRARLRALGAEVTVVGEAYADALAACLARQRESGALLTHAYDQPEVVAGAGTLGREIEGQGGLPDSVLVSVGGGGLIGGLAAWFGQRSRVVALEPERAPTLFRARAAGEPVDVEVGGVAADSLGAKRIGEHAWAITQREVRDALLLSDDAIRAAQVWLWKEMKLAVEPAAALPLAALQTGAYVPRAGEKVCLIVCGANVDPATLA; encoded by the coding sequence ATGAACGACATCGACTGGCGCGCCGACATCGAGCGCGCCGCCCAACGCCTGGCCGCGCACCGCGGCGCCTACCTGCGTGAGACACCGCTGTGGAAGCTCTCGCCCGACGCCTTCGGCCTGTCGACGGCGGAAGGTGTGGAGGTCTGGCTCAAGCTGGAGCACCTGCAGATCGCCGGCAGCTTCAAGGCGCGCGGCATGATGAACCGGCTGCTGGCCAACGACATCCCCGCCGCGGGGGTGGTGGTGGCTTCCGGCGGCAACGCCGGCATCGCCACTGCGGCTGCGGCGCGCGCGCTGGGCGTGCGCTGCGAGGTCTTCCTGCCTGGCGTGTCGCCGGAAGCCAAGCGGGCGCGGCTGCGCGCGCTGGGTGCCGAGGTCACGGTGGTCGGGGAGGCCTACGCCGATGCGCTCGCCGCCTGCCTGGCCCGCCAGCGCGAGAGCGGCGCGCTGCTGACGCACGCCTATGACCAGCCCGAGGTGGTGGCCGGAGCCGGTACGCTCGGCCGCGAGATCGAGGGGCAGGGCGGGCTGCCGGATTCGGTGCTGGTGAGCGTGGGTGGCGGTGGCCTCATCGGCGGCCTGGCGGCCTGGTTCGGCCAGCGCAGCCGCGTGGTGGCGCTCGAACCCGAGCGCGCACCGACGCTGTTTCGCGCCCGGGCGGCCGGTGAGCCCGTCGACGTCGAGGTCGGCGGCGTGGCCGCGGATTCGCTGGGCGCCAAGCGCATCGGCGAGCACGCCTGGGCCATCACGCAGCGCGAGGTGCGCGATGCGCTGCTGCTGTCCGACGATGCGATCCGCGCCGCGCAGGTCTGGCTCTGGAAGGAGATGAAGCTGGCCGTCGAACCGGCGGCGGCGCTGCCGCTGGCGGCGCTCCAGACGGGCGCCTACGTGCCGCGCGCAGGCGAAAAGGTCTGCCTGATTGTCTGCGGCGCGAACGTCGACCCGGCCACGCTGGCCTGA
- the ispH gene encoding 4-hydroxy-3-methylbut-2-enyl diphosphate reductase produces MEKEILLAEPRGFCAGVDRAIEIVERAIAKFGAPIYVRHEIVHNTYVVNELKAKGAIFIEDLADVPPGSTLVFSAHGVSKAVEAEAQARGFDVFDATCPLVTKVHVEVAKLAKEGYEFIMIGHKGHPEVEGTMGQLSSGIHLVEDVADVATVRPGQTDKLAVVTQTTLSVDDAAEIAAAVRARFPKVREPKQQDICYATQNRQDAVKIMSPQVDIVIVVGSPTSSNSNRLRELAQRLGTESYMVDSADELKPEWFEGKTRVGLTAGASAPEVLVREVIDRVKALGAVSVRKMDGIEETLKFPLPKGLKLDHIPAPGHIS; encoded by the coding sequence ATGGAAAAGGAAATCCTGCTCGCCGAGCCCCGCGGCTTCTGCGCGGGCGTGGACCGTGCCATCGAGATCGTCGAGCGCGCCATCGCCAAGTTCGGTGCGCCGATCTACGTGCGCCACGAGATCGTGCACAACACCTACGTGGTGAACGAGCTCAAGGCCAAGGGCGCCATCTTCATCGAGGACCTGGCCGACGTGCCGCCGGGCTCGACGCTCGTGTTCAGCGCGCACGGCGTGAGCAAGGCGGTCGAGGCCGAGGCGCAGGCGCGCGGCTTCGACGTGTTCGACGCCACCTGCCCGCTGGTGACCAAGGTGCATGTCGAGGTCGCCAAGCTCGCGAAAGAGGGCTACGAATTCATCATGATCGGCCACAAGGGCCACCCCGAGGTCGAGGGCACGATGGGCCAGCTGTCGAGCGGCATCCACTTGGTGGAAGACGTCGCGGACGTGGCCACCGTGCGGCCGGGCCAGACCGACAAGCTCGCCGTCGTGACGCAGACCACGCTGTCGGTCGACGATGCCGCAGAGATCGCCGCTGCCGTGCGCGCGCGCTTCCCGAAGGTGCGCGAGCCCAAGCAGCAGGACATCTGCTACGCCACGCAGAACCGCCAGGACGCGGTGAAGATCATGAGCCCGCAGGTCGACATCGTGATCGTGGTCGGCAGCCCGACCAGTTCGAACAGCAACCGCCTGCGCGAACTGGCCCAGCGGCTGGGCACCGAGAGCTACATGGTCGATTCGGCCGATGAACTCAAGCCCGAGTGGTTCGAGGGCAAGACGCGCGTCGGCCTCACCGCCGGCGCGTCGGCCCCGGAAGTGCTGGTGCGCGAGGTGATCGACCGCGTGAAGGCGCTGGGCGCGGTATCGGTCCGCAAGATGGACGGCATCGAGGAGACGCTGAAATTCCCGCTGCCCAAGGGCCTGAAGCTCGACCACATTCCTGCACCCGGACACATTTCTTGA
- a CDS encoding FKBP-type peptidyl-prolyl cis-trans isomerase has translation MSSPTTHAVVTAGSFLTLHYRLAGPAGDIINTFADKPATLSLGTGELSPAMEQKLMGLEEGTHTTFELPAGEAFGDRNPEMQQWVARSLLAKMGDPDERYAVGDVVEFPTPDGMGSYAGAVVASSDTAVQFDFNHPLAGQPVTFEVRLIGVL, from the coding sequence TTGTCCTCGCCCACCACCCACGCCGTCGTTACCGCTGGCTCTTTTCTCACGCTGCACTACCGGCTGGCCGGGCCTGCGGGCGACATCATCAACACCTTCGCCGACAAGCCGGCCACGCTGTCGTTGGGCACGGGCGAGCTGTCGCCGGCCATGGAGCAGAAGCTGATGGGCCTGGAAGAGGGCACGCACACGACCTTCGAGCTGCCTGCCGGCGAGGCCTTCGGCGACCGCAACCCCGAGATGCAGCAGTGGGTCGCGCGCAGCCTGCTGGCCAAGATGGGCGATCCCGACGAGCGCTACGCTGTCGGCGACGTGGTGGAGTTCCCCACGCCCGACGGCATGGGCAGCTACGCCGGCGCCGTGGTCGCGTCGAGCGACACCGCGGTGCAGTTCGACTTCAACCACCCGCTGGCCGGCCAGCCCGTCACTTTCGAAGTGCGGCTGATCGGCGTGCTGTGA